One genomic window of Geoanaerobacter pelophilus includes the following:
- a CDS encoding Tll0287-like domain-containing protein, with product MKEVNARKLFNAFYAITFIIVAIIIIITVNLHQRQRALHYAEEKTLILLEHNLAIHTYFSKQLKPKVFALTDATRSSSYFDPTWMSSTYAVREIDKYHRKISRIQYYYKECAVNARSPENEADAYEKKFLDELKRDQALTQRSVIRTIDGKPYFVLIRRGESMEQNCLRCHSVPAAAPSEMVDRYGKVRSFNRTDGELVSAISIRIPLAEAYEAANNFSVKFSIILLAILGLTFAAQYFVTYRLYLKPITSIRNQVMTIISDESRLGEKIAQESHSAEVNDLIRSFNELSHNLRAEKDGLVAQVQARTVELEEKVAQLEATLARVKSLEGIITICGYCKKICDDKDSWHQLEAYISRHSEALFSHGICPECFAEAKDKFEE from the coding sequence ATGAAAGAAGTCAATGCCAGAAAGCTGTTCAATGCCTTCTATGCCATAACATTCATTATTGTCGCGATCATTATTATTATTACGGTCAACCTGCATCAACGACAACGCGCGTTGCACTACGCCGAAGAAAAAACCCTTATCCTGCTGGAACATAACCTCGCCATCCACACCTATTTCTCCAAACAGCTCAAACCGAAAGTTTTCGCTCTCACCGACGCAACGCGCAGCAGCAGTTATTTCGACCCGACCTGGATGTCATCCACCTATGCTGTCAGAGAAATTGACAAATATCACCGAAAAATCTCCCGCATCCAATACTACTACAAAGAATGCGCGGTCAATGCCCGGAGCCCGGAGAACGAGGCCGATGCCTATGAAAAGAAATTCCTCGATGAGCTGAAACGCGATCAGGCGCTTACTCAGCGCTCGGTTATCAGGACAATAGACGGCAAACCTTATTTTGTCCTTATTCGTCGTGGCGAAAGCATGGAGCAGAACTGCCTGAGGTGCCATTCAGTTCCGGCAGCAGCGCCAAGCGAAATGGTTGACAGGTATGGCAAGGTGCGCAGTTTCAATCGCACCGACGGCGAACTGGTTTCGGCGATTTCCATCAGAATTCCCCTGGCAGAAGCCTATGAGGCGGCAAACAACTTCTCGGTAAAGTTCTCGATAATCCTGCTTGCCATCCTTGGGCTCACCTTTGCTGCCCAATATTTCGTCACCTATCGCCTCTATCTGAAGCCGATAACCTCAATTCGCAACCAGGTGATGACGATAATCAGCGATGAAAGCAGGCTGGGGGAAAAAATCGCACAGGAATCTCATTCCGCAGAGGTGAACGACCTCATCCGGTCCTTCAATGAGCTGTCGCATAATCTGCGTGCCGAAAAGGACGGGCTTGTCGCCCAGGTCCAGGCCAGGACTGTCGAGCTGGAAGAAAAAGTCGCCCAACTGGAGGCGACACTGGCCCGGGTCAAGAGCCTGGAAGGGATCATAACCATCTGCGGCTACTGCAAGAAGATATGTGATGATAAAGATAGCTGGCACCAGCTGGAAGCATATATCAGCCGCCATTCCGAAGCACTCTTCAGTCACGGGATTTGCCCGGAGTGCTTTGCTGAAGCAAAAGACAAATTTGAAGAGTGA
- a CDS encoding PAS domain S-box protein, whose amino-acid sequence MITLSQEMLSKKLPQRWLLILLTLSLIFMTGSHCFAFGNAKTVRIGAFNYYPGIFQAQDGSVKGFYVDFLAEIARMEGWQIEYVYGNWAEGLARTKNGEVDLYPSVAWTEERAKYLDYGKVPLLTVWGELYVPEHSTIDSIKDMQGKKIGGMKGDFNAASFRNMVDKFGIRHQFVEFGNFEDVFKAVNSGLVDAGVANNTFGAAKQHEYNLKSSGIIFNPFDIFFATAKGKNREIIATLDKYLADWRNKSDSPFHQARERWSHGETASFHFQVPKWITTSLIVLVGFTGIATIFIILLRVQVRRKTEEITAQAAERAKIEQTLFFINESGMLHRGDELLKRITAYLAECLDVEYAFTGQMLPGKERVRTRGLFTTGSIAPDIEYDLKGTPCENVVGKKLCVYQNNVVKLFPDDLLLQEMQAEGYAATPLWDSQGNGIGLIGVVSRRPLGNKPFLETIIRIAATRASQELEAMSHLEVLKIINFTVENIRDAVYWILPDGRIWEINNSAAKMLGYTNEELLTKTALDINPGYSENNWHSYWEKIKADGNLQYETVHKTCDGREIPVEVAATFCSYDGREYICSIVRDITDRKHAEQQLIEYRQVIEYSQDMIFVIDRDYRYCLANSAFLQLRDKQLNQVIGHTAEEILGHDLFAKLKPYLDECFTGKPVNFEMQQQYAGKGLLTLDISYLPIADAGRAMRLAGVIRDQTEHRRLEEQLRQSQKIEAVGQLAGGIAHDFNNILTVIMGYSNMLLLDDKLAAEHRQEIEQIIDAAEKASRVTRGLLAFSRKQVMTPDIVNLNDIVTKVQVFLERIIGEDVKLQFVHHEAALNIYADNSQIEQVLMNLATNARDAMPKGGLLTIETSLQGIEPNAANPHEIDTAGSYACMAVSDTGDGMTKEICDRIFDPFFTTKATGKGTGLGMAIVHGIVKQHKGFINVYSELGRGTTFRIYLPIADKAPQQAVKPAVSEPPVRGSETILVAEDDTNVRNLVESLLKGYGYNVILAVDGQDCIEKFIANQSRIDLILLDMIMPIKTGKDAFEEIRSIRPDIKVLYTSGYTADFIRSRGDLEEDADLIMKPVQPSALLSKIREIIDRKKLQRQRS is encoded by the coding sequence ATGATTACCTTATCGCAAGAAATGCTGTCGAAAAAACTGCCGCAGCGATGGTTGCTCATACTGCTGACACTGTCCTTAATTTTCATGACCGGCTCGCATTGTTTTGCTTTTGGAAACGCCAAGACCGTGCGGATTGGCGCTTTCAACTACTATCCGGGGATCTTCCAGGCGCAAGACGGCAGCGTGAAGGGTTTTTATGTCGATTTCCTTGCAGAAATCGCCCGAATGGAAGGGTGGCAGATCGAATATGTCTACGGGAACTGGGCAGAGGGGCTGGCCCGGACCAAAAATGGCGAAGTAGACCTTTACCCCAGTGTTGCCTGGACCGAGGAACGCGCCAAATATCTGGATTACGGTAAAGTACCGCTGCTGACGGTTTGGGGGGAGTTGTATGTCCCGGAACACTCTACTATCGACAGCATCAAGGATATGCAGGGGAAAAAAATCGGCGGCATGAAGGGAGATTTCAATGCTGCCAGTTTTCGGAATATGGTGGACAAGTTCGGCATCAGACACCAATTCGTCGAATTCGGCAACTTTGAGGATGTATTCAAAGCCGTCAATTCAGGCCTGGTTGACGCCGGAGTTGCCAACAACACCTTCGGGGCGGCAAAGCAGCACGAGTATAACCTAAAATCTTCCGGCATCATCTTCAATCCCTTTGATATTTTCTTTGCCACTGCCAAAGGGAAGAACCGGGAAATAATCGCCACCCTCGACAAATACCTGGCTGATTGGCGCAACAAGAGTGACTCCCCCTTTCACCAGGCTCGTGAGCGCTGGTCACATGGCGAAACCGCCTCGTTTCATTTTCAGGTGCCCAAGTGGATTACCACTTCGTTGATTGTCCTTGTCGGCTTTACAGGGATCGCCACCATTTTCATCATACTGCTGCGAGTGCAGGTACGGCGCAAGACAGAAGAGATCACGGCCCAGGCGGCGGAGCGCGCCAAGATCGAGCAGACACTGTTCTTCATCAATGAAAGTGGCATGTTGCATCGAGGCGACGAGCTGCTCAAAAGGATAACCGCCTATCTGGCCGAATGCCTCGACGTTGAGTATGCCTTTACCGGACAAATGCTTCCGGGCAAGGAACGGGTAAGGACCAGAGGACTGTTTACCACAGGGAGCATAGCCCCAGACATTGAATACGACCTGAAGGGAACCCCGTGCGAGAATGTAGTTGGCAAGAAGTTGTGCGTCTACCAGAATAACGTGGTCAAACTGTTCCCCGATGACCTGCTGCTGCAGGAGATGCAGGCTGAAGGGTATGCCGCAACGCCATTATGGGACTCTCAAGGGAACGGCATCGGCCTGATTGGGGTTGTCAGCCGGCGACCGTTGGGCAACAAACCATTTCTGGAAACGATCATCAGAATCGCCGCCACCCGTGCCTCCCAGGAGCTTGAGGCAATGAGCCACCTGGAGGTGCTGAAGATAATCAACTTCACGGTCGAGAACATCAGGGATGCCGTTTACTGGATTTTACCTGATGGCAGGATCTGGGAAATCAACAACAGCGCCGCAAAAATGCTCGGCTATACCAACGAAGAGTTGTTAACGAAAACGGCACTGGATATCAATCCCGGCTACTCTGAAAATAACTGGCACTCTTACTGGGAAAAGATAAAAGCAGATGGCAATCTGCAGTATGAAACCGTGCATAAGACATGCGATGGCCGGGAAATCCCGGTCGAAGTTGCCGCTACCTTCTGCAGCTACGATGGTCGGGAGTATATCTGTTCGATAGTCCGCGACATCACCGACAGAAAACATGCCGAACAGCAATTGATCGAATATCGCCAAGTAATCGAATACTCACAGGATATGATATTCGTCATTGACCGTGACTATCGTTATTGCCTGGCCAATAGCGCCTTTCTGCAATTGAGAGACAAGCAGCTCAACCAGGTAATAGGTCATACAGCAGAAGAGATATTGGGGCATGACCTTTTTGCCAAGCTGAAGCCTTACCTGGATGAGTGTTTTACCGGAAAACCGGTAAACTTTGAGATGCAACAGCAATATGCCGGCAAAGGATTGCTGACGCTTGACATTTCCTACCTGCCCATTGCCGATGCCGGTAGGGCCATGCGACTGGCCGGTGTCATCAGGGACCAGACCGAGCACAGACGCCTTGAGGAACAGTTGCGGCAGTCGCAAAAGATTGAAGCTGTAGGACAGCTGGCAGGTGGCATCGCCCATGACTTCAACAATATTCTCACCGTCATTATGGGCTACAGCAATATGTTGCTGCTGGATGACAAACTGGCCGCTGAACACAGGCAGGAGATCGAACAGATTATTGATGCCGCGGAAAAAGCCTCAAGAGTGACCCGCGGACTGCTTGCTTTCAGTCGCAAACAGGTGATGACTCCTGACATAGTCAATCTGAATGATATCGTCACCAAGGTGCAGGTCTTTCTGGAGAGGATTATCGGCGAAGATGTCAAACTGCAGTTCGTGCACCATGAAGCGGCCCTAAACATATATGCGGACAACAGCCAGATCGAACAGGTCCTGATGAATCTGGCCACCAATGCCCGCGACGCCATGCCCAAGGGGGGGCTGCTGACCATTGAAACCTCCCTCCAGGGAATTGAACCGAACGCCGCCAATCCCCATGAAATTGACACTGCCGGCAGTTACGCCTGCATGGCGGTATCGGATACCGGCGACGGCATGACCAAAGAGATCTGTGACAGAATTTTCGATCCGTTCTTTACCACAAAGGCCACCGGAAAAGGGACCGGCCTGGGAATGGCCATTGTCCACGGAATCGTCAAGCAGCACAAAGGGTTTATCAATGTCTACAGTGAGCTGGGCAGAGGGACGACGTTCCGGATCTATTTGCCCATTGCCGACAAGGCCCCGCAGCAGGCGGTAAAACCAGCAGTCTCAGAGCCGCCAGTAAGAGGGAGCGAAACAATTCTCGTGGCCGAAGATGACACCAACGTCCGCAATCTTGTCGAATCTCTGCTGAAAGGATACGGCTATAATGTCATCTTGGCAGTCGATGGCCAGGATTGCATCGAAAAGTTCATTGCCAATCAGAGCCGGATCGATCTGATTCTACTGGATATGATCATGCCGATAAAAACGGGAAAAGATGCCTTCGAAGAGATCAGGAGCATTCGCCCTGACATCAAGGTGCTTTACACCAGTGGATATACTGCCGATTTCATTCGCAGTCGGGGCGATCTTGAAGAAGATGCCGACCTTATCATGAAGCCGGTTCAGCCGTCGGCATTGTTGAGTAAGATCCGGGAAATCATTGATCGGAAAAAGCTGCAGCGCCAACGATCTTAA
- a CDS encoding hybrid sensor histidine kinase/response regulator, producing the protein MDYSMQQHPIAILLIDDDKSLLELIQLYLNKMLPCNITSCNDPLLALDSISLNRYDVIISDYLMPAMSGVEILNITKKLAPETPFIIMTGQADLDTALLAIKNGAFDFAVKPLDFELLVASIKKALAVTRGAALEREYHKQLEDEVLRKTAELRNALYELEVARNAAHSASVAKSAFMSAISHELRTPLNGIIGCISLLKDYRHDQEQAELLDAAELSARRLNSVVDNILAYVAVKSNTHGSICRSFSPRETISTIVHPFEGKATQKRLAFMVEYADRLPDILYGDDLSFGQILEIIVDNAVKFTNFGGITVTAQGADKGDNCFAISIAVQDTGIGIPDDKLPAIFDEFRQGDCSLTRLYDGVGIGLPLAQKLVELLGGNLTFATHLGKGSEFTVTVPFKKEQEL; encoded by the coding sequence ATGGACTATTCGATGCAGCAACACCCTATTGCCATACTGCTAATTGATGACGACAAGAGTCTGCTGGAACTGATTCAGCTCTATCTGAACAAGATGTTGCCTTGCAACATAACCAGCTGCAACGATCCCCTGCTCGCGCTCGACAGTATCTCGCTGAACCGGTATGACGTAATCATCAGCGATTACCTGATGCCGGCAATGTCCGGCGTTGAAATACTCAACATTACCAAAAAGCTGGCACCGGAAACGCCTTTTATCATCATGACCGGACAGGCAGACCTTGACACTGCCCTGCTCGCGATAAAAAACGGGGCCTTCGATTTTGCAGTGAAGCCGCTTGACTTCGAACTTCTTGTCGCCTCTATCAAAAAAGCCCTGGCAGTGACAAGAGGCGCAGCCCTGGAAAGGGAATACCATAAACAGCTTGAGGATGAGGTCTTGCGCAAGACTGCAGAACTGCGCAATGCCTTGTATGAACTCGAGGTCGCCCGCAACGCCGCCCATTCGGCATCCGTTGCCAAATCAGCATTCATGTCGGCCATCAGCCATGAATTGCGCACTCCCCTTAACGGCATCATCGGCTGCATTTCATTGCTGAAGGATTACCGGCACGACCAGGAACAGGCCGAACTGCTCGACGCGGCCGAACTCTCTGCCCGGCGGTTGAACTCGGTAGTGGACAATATCCTGGCATATGTGGCGGTAAAGAGTAATACCCATGGCTCGATCTGCCGCAGCTTTTCCCCCAGAGAAACCATATCGACCATTGTTCATCCCTTTGAAGGAAAGGCAACGCAAAAAAGACTGGCTTTCATGGTTGAATATGCGGATCGGCTCCCGGATATTCTCTATGGTGATGACCTGAGTTTTGGGCAGATCCTGGAAATAATTGTGGATAACGCCGTCAAATTTACCAATTTCGGAGGTATTACGGTAACGGCGCAAGGTGCGGATAAAGGGGACAACTGCTTTGCAATCAGTATTGCGGTGCAGGATACCGGCATCGGCATCCCCGATGACAAACTCCCTGCCATCTTCGACGAGTTCCGCCAGGGAGACTGTTCGTTGACGCGGCTCTACGACGGGGTTGGCATCGGCCTGCCACTGGCTCAAAAGCTTGTCGAGCTACTTGGAGGAAACCTGACCTTTGCAACTCACCTGGGCAAGGGTTCCGAGTTTACCGTTACGGTGCCATTCAAAAAAGAACAGGAGCTTTAA
- the selB gene encoding selenocysteine-specific translation elongation factor, with protein MKHLILGTAGHIDHGKTSLVKALTGIDTDRLPEEKARGITIELGFADLDIPGGYHLGIIDVPGHERFVRTMVAGVGGIDLVMLVIAADEGVMPQTREHLEICQLLGVKNGLVALTKCDLVDADLLSLATEEVREFLAGSFLEAAPILPVSARTGTGLHELLAELGKLANVTDQKRTDGPYRLPVDRVITVPGFGTVVTGTLLSGKVAVNDDVELLPRELPARVRGLQVHGVKCDQGAAGERLAINLQGVDHDEIRRGDVVVPRGAFRTTGLVDVRLEYLRSAPGKLKHRAQLRFHSATYEISATVILFNRDLLNPGEADYAQLRLSRPVLLMSGDSFVLRSSSPATTVGGGTVLDPFPPPRRRRTGEALQLLATVAAGQETESVAGMIESSLLTGISFAELALRTGYPPKRLESALAPILTSGGIIQVVREPKIYLSRAGFASLCQLLSDEVAAFTAKNPLRGGMSKEELKSRIPARSDPRFFSPCIAALEKAGMLTAERDLVKPVASPAAADPGKHGIHDKIAAHLASHGSEPPSIKELCSTFSLPEKSLLECLNQLARDAKAVKVKSDLFYAPAPLAAIRDKVVTLLEQKGEMTPADFRDMTGLSRKYMIPLLEYFDEQKLTIRAGDKRLPRKKTG; from the coding sequence ATGAAACATCTCATTCTCGGCACAGCCGGACATATAGACCACGGCAAGACCTCCCTGGTGAAGGCGCTGACCGGCATCGACACCGACCGCCTGCCGGAAGAAAAGGCACGGGGGATCACCATTGAGCTCGGTTTTGCCGACCTTGATATCCCCGGAGGCTACCATCTGGGCATTATCGATGTCCCTGGCCACGAACGGTTCGTCCGCACCATGGTCGCCGGTGTCGGTGGCATTGACCTGGTGATGCTGGTTATCGCAGCCGATGAAGGAGTCATGCCGCAGACCCGGGAACACCTGGAGATCTGCCAGCTGCTCGGGGTCAAGAACGGGCTGGTGGCGCTGACCAAGTGCGATCTCGTAGATGCTGACCTGCTCTCCCTGGCAACGGAAGAAGTGCGGGAATTCCTTGCCGGGAGCTTTCTCGAAGCAGCGCCGATACTTCCGGTGTCAGCCCGCACCGGCACCGGCCTGCATGAACTGCTTGCCGAACTCGGCAAGCTTGCCAACGTCACTGACCAGAAAAGGACGGACGGGCCGTACCGTCTCCCGGTTGACCGGGTGATCACGGTCCCCGGTTTCGGCACGGTGGTTACCGGCACCCTGCTCTCCGGCAAGGTTGCGGTCAACGACGATGTTGAGCTTCTCCCTCGGGAGCTGCCGGCCAGGGTTCGCGGGCTCCAGGTCCATGGGGTCAAATGCGACCAGGGTGCGGCGGGCGAGCGGCTGGCCATCAATCTCCAAGGGGTTGACCATGATGAGATCAGGCGCGGCGATGTGGTGGTGCCGCGCGGCGCGTTCCGCACCACCGGGCTGGTTGATGTCCGGCTGGAATACCTCAGATCTGCGCCGGGCAAGCTGAAGCACCGGGCGCAGCTCCGCTTCCATTCCGCCACCTATGAAATCTCGGCAACAGTGATCCTGTTCAACCGCGACCTGCTCAATCCCGGCGAAGCCGATTATGCCCAGCTCCGGCTGTCCCGGCCGGTGCTGCTGATGAGCGGCGATTCGTTTGTGTTGCGTTCGTCTTCCCCGGCTACCACAGTAGGCGGCGGCACTGTGCTGGATCCGTTCCCGCCGCCGAGGCGCCGCAGAACCGGCGAAGCCTTGCAACTGCTGGCAACGGTTGCCGCAGGGCAGGAAACGGAATCCGTTGCCGGCATGATAGAGAGCAGCCTGCTCACCGGGATCTCTTTTGCAGAGCTTGCACTCCGCACCGGTTACCCGCCAAAGCGCCTGGAATCGGCACTTGCCCCCATTCTGACATCAGGCGGGATTATCCAGGTTGTCAGGGAGCCGAAAATCTACCTTAGCCGGGCTGGATTCGCTTCCCTGTGCCAACTGCTGAGCGACGAGGTCGCCGCATTCACTGCCAAAAACCCGCTCCGGGGGGGGATGAGCAAAGAGGAACTGAAGTCGCGCATCCCGGCGCGGAGTGACCCCCGCTTCTTCTCGCCCTGCATTGCCGCGCTGGAAAAGGCCGGGATGCTGACGGCAGAACGCGACCTGGTCAAGCCGGTTGCCAGTCCTGCGGCCGCCGATCCAGGCAAGCATGGCATCCATGACAAAATCGCCGCACACCTTGCAAGCCATGGCTCAGAACCGCCGTCGATCAAGGAGCTCTGCAGCACCTTTAGCCTGCCGGAAAAATCCCTGCTGGAATGCCTCAATCAACTGGCGCGTGACGCTAAGGCAGTCAAGGTAAAGAGCGACCTCTTCTATGCGCCGGCTCCGCTGGCCGCCATCCGGGACAAAGTAGTCACGCTTCTGGAGCAGAAGGGTGAAATGACCCCTGCCGATTTCCGGGACATGACCGGGCTGTCCCGTAAATACATGATCCCCCTGCTGGAGTACTTTGACGAGCAGAAACTCACCATCAGAGCCGGAGACAAGCGCCTGCCGAGAAAAAAAACCGGTTAA
- the glgC gene encoding glucose-1-phosphate adenylyltransferase, with translation MYALDNVGRNTIAMVLAGGKGERLSPLTLRRAKPSVAFGGKYKIIDFVLSNLFNSGIKKVYILTQYRAFSLNKHIRESWGKWTGLGEFFVAISPETKSEREEWFKGTADAILQYLRFVETSDADYVAIFGGDHIYKMDITQMINYHRMNRADITIAALEVPKSEASRFGVFSVDDDSKVTGFTEKPENPETIPGRETCFASMGNYIFSTKKLIEVLQEGKKMHEDLDFGKHVIPMMLESGDRIFAYNFNDNVIPGMRTEERGYWKDVGTLDSYYEANMDLIHVSPQLNLYNYKWPILTNQGNLPPAKTVFDDDDRRGVNIDSYVCAGCITSGSIVRRSIMGPLCKVNSYSLVEDSILFENVTVGRHTKIKRAIIDKNVVIPDNSTIGYDREADLAMGYTITESGIVVVPRKDK, from the coding sequence ATGTATGCACTGGACAATGTGGGGAGAAACACCATCGCCATGGTGCTGGCCGGAGGGAAAGGGGAACGGCTCAGCCCGTTGACCCTGCGTCGGGCCAAGCCGAGCGTTGCCTTTGGCGGCAAATACAAGATCATTGATTTTGTGCTCTCCAACCTGTTCAATTCGGGGATCAAGAAGGTCTATATCCTGACCCAGTACCGGGCGTTCTCGCTCAACAAGCATATCCGCGAATCATGGGGTAAATGGACCGGGCTCGGGGAGTTCTTTGTCGCCATCTCTCCGGAGACCAAGAGCGAGCGGGAGGAGTGGTTCAAGGGGACTGCCGACGCAATCCTGCAGTACCTCCGCTTCGTCGAGACCTCTGACGCCGACTACGTGGCGATCTTTGGCGGCGACCATATCTACAAGATGGATATCACCCAGATGATCAACTACCACCGGATGAACCGGGCCGATATCACCATTGCCGCGCTGGAAGTGCCGAAGAGCGAGGCCAGCCGCTTCGGAGTCTTTTCCGTGGATGACGACTCCAAAGTAACCGGTTTTACCGAGAAACCGGAGAATCCGGAGACCATCCCCGGCAGGGAGACCTGTTTCGCCTCAATGGGGAACTACATCTTTTCCACCAAGAAGCTGATCGAGGTGCTGCAGGAAGGGAAGAAGATGCACGAGGATCTCGATTTCGGCAAGCATGTGATCCCGATGATGCTGGAAAGTGGCGACCGGATCTTTGCCTACAACTTCAACGACAATGTGATCCCGGGGATGAGGACCGAAGAACGGGGGTACTGGAAAGACGTCGGCACCCTGGATTCCTACTACGAGGCCAACATGGACCTGATCCATGTCTCGCCGCAGCTAAACCTGTACAACTACAAATGGCCGATCCTGACCAACCAGGGGAACCTGCCGCCGGCCAAGACCGTATTCGACGATGACGACCGCCGCGGGGTCAATATCGACTCCTATGTCTGCGCCGGTTGCATCACCAGCGGCAGCATCGTCAGGCGCTCCATCATGGGACCGCTGTGCAAGGTCAACAGCTACAGCCTGGTCGAGGATTCCATCCTTTTCGAGAATGTTACGGTAGGCCGTCACACCAAGATCAAAAGGGCGATCATCGACAAGAATGTCGTGATCCCGGACAACTCGACCATCGGCTATGACCGTGAGGCAGACCTGGCCATGGGGTACACAATCACCGAGTCCGGGATTGTGGTGGTGCCGAGAAAAGACAAATAG
- a CDS encoding putative manganese-dependent inorganic diphosphatase: MTAVDGGFSLEKTIYVIGHRNPDTDSVASAIAYAELKKRLGAPQVIAAMAGEPNPQTRYILDRLGISEPLLLADVHPKVRDVVNRRPVTLSKDATAYDALERFHASGVRVMPVLDEAGNPSGSLSLLRLSETYLLPCPELQREIRTSVAALARTLAADCIVLPGDETVEKFHLFIGAMREESFSGRIADYEPSSLLIMTGNRRTIQQAAIERGVGLLVVTGGHPPDQDITAMAEANGVRILLTHHDTATAAWLARLSTPVSQVADHAFTTIGIGEPLSQLRQKLLQTGDAALFVTEEDGSLAGVATKSSLLAEIPYGLILVDHNETGQAVPGADAVEVLEVIDHHKLGNSPTIAPITFITSPVGSTCTLVAARYREAGLAPEQRIAALLLAGILSDTVILKSPTTTDVDRSTAQWLATIAAMDAEDFGKEIFAACSSLKHYGSPLKVVEADFKHFTQGEKTIGVGQVEVVGFDEFDGVKGELLACLAQIKQRGNLFIAGLMVTDIVSGTTLFLVEGHTRIAHVMGYPQLEPHLYEMKGVMSRKKQLLPHLLKILEKL, translated from the coding sequence ATGACAGCAGTTGATGGGGGATTTAGCTTGGAAAAGACCATTTATGTCATCGGTCACCGCAATCCTGACACCGATTCGGTGGCCTCGGCCATTGCCTATGCCGAACTGAAAAAGAGGCTTGGTGCGCCGCAGGTCATTGCGGCCATGGCCGGAGAGCCGAATCCCCAGACCCGTTACATTCTCGACCGGCTCGGGATCTCTGAGCCGCTCTTGCTGGCGGATGTCCACCCCAAGGTGCGGGATGTGGTCAACCGGCGGCCGGTCACTCTCAGCAAGGATGCAACGGCCTATGATGCGCTGGAGCGGTTTCATGCCAGTGGTGTCCGGGTCATGCCGGTCCTGGACGAAGCAGGGAATCCTAGCGGTTCGCTGTCACTGCTGCGTCTTTCCGAGACCTATCTGCTGCCGTGTCCAGAGCTGCAGCGTGAGATCAGAACCAGCGTTGCGGCTTTGGCCCGGACCCTTGCGGCCGATTGCATCGTGTTACCCGGGGATGAGACGGTTGAAAAATTTCATCTCTTCATCGGCGCCATGCGGGAAGAGTCTTTTTCCGGGCGCATTGCCGATTATGAGCCATCCTCATTGCTGATCATGACCGGCAACCGGCGGACAATCCAGCAGGCAGCCATTGAGAGAGGGGTCGGCCTCCTGGTCGTGACCGGCGGCCATCCTCCTGATCAGGATATCACAGCCATGGCAGAGGCAAACGGAGTCAGGATCCTGCTGACCCACCACGATACTGCAACTGCGGCCTGGCTCGCCCGGCTTTCGACGCCGGTATCCCAGGTTGCCGATCACGCCTTCACCACTATCGGCATCGGCGAGCCGCTGTCCCAGCTGCGTCAAAAGCTGCTACAGACCGGCGATGCCGCCCTGTTCGTGACCGAGGAGGATGGCTCTCTTGCCGGGGTGGCGACCAAATCGTCGTTGCTGGCAGAGATCCCCTACGGCCTGATCCTGGTGGATCACAATGAAACGGGGCAGGCGGTTCCTGGGGCCGACGCGGTGGAGGTGCTGGAGGTGATTGACCACCACAAGCTCGGCAACAGCCCGACAATTGCCCCCATTACCTTCATTACCTCTCCGGTCGGCAGCACCTGCACCCTGGTTGCTGCACGCTATCGAGAAGCGGGCCTTGCCCCAGAACAGCGGATTGCTGCGCTGCTCCTCGCCGGAATCCTCTCGGACACGGTTATTCTCAAATCCCCGACCACAACGGACGTTGATCGCTCTACCGCACAATGGCTGGCTACGATTGCCGCTATGGATGCTGAAGATTTCGGCAAAGAGATCTTTGCCGCCTGCAGCTCGCTGAAGCATTACGGATCGCCGCTCAAGGTGGTCGAGGCGGATTTCAAGCATTTTACCCAGGGAGAAAAGACCATTGGCGTCGGCCAGGTGGAGGTCGTTGGTTTCGACGAGTTTGACGGGGTCAAGGGGGAGCTGCTGGCTTGCCTGGCCCAGATAAAACAGCGGGGCAATCTCTTTATTGCCGGGCTGATGGTCACTGACATCGTTTCGGGAACGACCCTGTTCCTGGTGGAGGGGCATACACGGATCGCCCATGTCATGGGTTATCCCCAGCTGGAACCCCATCTTTATGAGATGAAGGGGGTCATGTCCCGAAAGAAGCAGTTGCTGCCGCATCTTTTGAAGATTCTGGAAAAACTGTAA